The DNA sequence TACCAACTCTTGGACTACCATATCAGCCGCCACGACCGCGCGGACAAACTCGAAGCCCAACTCAGCCATAGCAGCGGCGAAACCGCCATTCAAGGCGAAGGCAACGGCGCTATCAGCGCCTTTGTGCAAGCGCTGGAAAAAACCTTTGCCATGCCGATCAGCGTCGTCAACTACGCCCAGCATGCCCTTTCGCAATCCACCGATGCACAAGCAGTCGCCTATGTGGAATTGCTGATTCGGCAAGAACGCTACATCGGCATTGCCTACAGCCACGACACGGTAACCGCGATGCTGCGCGCCACCTTAGCGGGATTGAATCAGGCACTTGGCAAATGATGATTTAACAAGCACATAGCTAAAAACGAGTCGGATACTGGTATCCGACCTAAGATATTGAAAAACAATTAATTTTAATTAGGAATTAACTATAAACAGCTTCTAAAAACGTGCATGGATAATCTGCATATCTAAATGACGTTTTGCCCAGTTGCTGAGATACATCAGGCGTAAATGCCAAGGATAGCGTTTGCGACAGTAAGTGCTTGACACACTCCCACCACCAAACCTAGCGGTTATGGTAGGGGGAATCCTTGCGACCCATAACAACCTCAACCTAGATTGAGTTGTTACCTTTCGCCAGTACACTTACGCTGATAAGTATTATACTGGGGGAACTCTTTATACAGCACTAAGTCCTAGTGCATCAGCTAACGCTTGATGGCGTATATTGCTTGCTGCATTGATATCACGGTCATGGTGTGTTTGACAGCTAGGACATGCCCAATTTCTGACTGACAACGGCAGACTGTCTAATTTGTGATGGCAATGCGAACAAATTTTACTACTGGCAAAGAATCGATTCACTTTTAGAATGTTTTTACCATACCAATTCGCCTTGTAGGTAAGCAGGGTAACAAACTGCCCCCAACCGACATCATTAATGGCTTTGGCAAGTTTTCGGTTCTTTACCATGTTTTTCACCGCTAAATCTTCAAGTGCATAACTGGTAGCTTGGTTTTCGCAAATCAGTTTATGCGTGATTTTGTGGTGTAAGTCTAAACGCTGGTTGCGTACTTTTTCATAAATACGAGCAACGGCTAATTTTTGCTTTTGATGGTTTTTGCTGGTCTTTTGTTTGCGAGCAAAAATTTTTTGCTGTATTGCAAGGCGTTTGCTTGCTTTAGATAAATGTTTTGGGTTATCAAACTTGCTACCGTCTGATAAGTTAAGTAAGTGGCTGATGCCTAAGTCAATACCTACAGTTAGACTAGGCTCTATTGTGGTTGGTGTTGGTACAATTTCATTGTTTTCTACTAAAATACTTGCATGGTATTTGCCTGTTGCTGTCTTAGTGATGGTAACCGTTTTGATATTGCCAATAAATTCACGGCTAAATACGGTTTTGATGCCTTTGATTTTGGGTAGGTTGATGATGCCTTGTTCAAAGTTTATGGTGCAATGTTGTGGGCATTGATAACTTCGCTGTGGAATTTTTTTAGATTTGAAGCGTGGAAACTTGGCACGACCTTTGAAGAAATTGCTAAAGGCGGTATGCACATTTAGCAAGGCATTAAGTAACGATTGGCTATTGACTTCATTTAGCCATGCAAATTTGCCTGTTTTCTTTTTCTTGACTAATTGGTTTTGTATTTGAGTACGGGATAATGATTTGTCAAAGATTTTGTAATATCTATTTTGTAATGCCAATGCCCAATTATAAACAAAACGAACACAACCAAAGTGTTGTTCAAACGCTATGGCTTGTTGTTGGTTTGGGTAAATTCTGTATTTGTAGGCTTTGAGCATGGGTTGTTAGTCAACTTGAATGTAGGTATAATTTAGCGTAAATCCTACTTAGTGTCAATCATGAATAACAAACTAAAATCCCATTATCATTGCGTTTATAAACTTACTTACCATTTAGTGCTAGTCACAAAATACCGCAGAAAATGCTTTACTGGAGCTATGCTCGATAGGCTAAAAGAAATCGTAACCGATCTTTGCCAAAAATGGGAAGTTGAGCTGTTAGAATTCAATGGGGAAGCCGACCATGTGCATTTACTGCTTGATATGCATCCTAATATCATGCTAAGTAAGTTTATCAATAATCTAAAAACGGTAACGAGCCGATTGATGCGAAAGGAATTTGCAAAGCACTTGGCAGAGTTTTACTACAAGCCTGTACTTTGGACTAGAGCGTATTGTTTGCTGACGACTGGCGGTGCTACGATTGATACCATTAGACAGTACATCGAAAAACAAGAACGCCCTGCTTAGGTTGCCTGTGCTTACATCTCCATCTAAATCGAAGATTATAGGTGGAGAATTACGCACGATGAGTTAAAAGCCGGCGGTTTTTCGCCTATTCGGCGCAAAGCGGCATGCCGTTTTTCTCGTCCGACAAATGCATTTGGTATTACATCAAAAATCATTTCCGCTTGCGGCAAAGCCTTGGCAATCTCTGCAAACCAATTACGCAATTCTTCGCTTGTGAAATACATCAACACGCCTTCTGCAATCAGCAACACAGGCTTCGCTTCGTTTTGTATTTTAATGATCCAATCCCGATCAAATAATGACATCGCTAAATAATGATTATTGGATTCAGGCAGTAATTGACGCCTTAAAGCCATCACATCCGGCAAATCCACATCATACCATGCGCTCACATCCGGCTGTCCCAAACGCTCATAGCGAGCATCTAATCCGGCCCCTAAATGCACCACAATCGCATCAGGATGCTTTGCAATAAAGTCTTGCGCCATCTCATCCAAGACCAAGGCACGAGCGCAACAGCCAATCTGCGAAGACTTTGCTTGTTTTAATTTGGCAAAATCATAATCAATCGATTGAAACATACTTAATGCTTGCGCATCATAAAGCAAAGGATTTTCTTTTCTTGATTCCACTGCCTTCGCCCATAAGGGAATGAGCATCGTGCTAGATAAAGCATCTATCGTTTGTAGAGAAACAGCGTTGTCCGACATCATAGGCTTCCAAAATAAGAAGCATTCTATTTTAGAACTTATTTCGGCATTCGATGCAAGAAATTTCAAGAAAATGCAGGAAAAGCATTAGAAAAATCTGTCATTCGCATAAAAAACATATTTATCAAAAAGTTAAGCAGTAGTCGAACACTATAGTACCTTAACTTCAAAATGAGACTTAGAGATACACATTTTGTCAGGAGAAGCGCTTAGAATAATCTCATTTTGAAGTTAAGAGACTATATAGTCGGAGAAGTGAAAAAGTAGTACAAGGCGGCGAGCCGCAGACAGTACAAGAGCGTACGGCAAGGCGAGCCAACGCCGTAATACTTTTTCAATTCTTTGACTATACTTGCTTAATATTCTTCTTTTTCCTGATAAGGCGCGCCCATATCCAACTCCTTCGCCAGCGCAATAATCCCGCCGCGTCCAAACATCAGCTGCCAACGACTGCCGCCGTTTGCCTGCCACAATGCCGCCGTACGCACGCCGCACAGCAGCAAAGTACGCACACGGTTAACCACCTCCGTCTGGCGCAAATAATTCGCCTGCCCAAAGACTTGAATACGCTTTGCCGCCTTACTGGCGCTGTCCTGATAAATCGCAGAATAACGCGCAAAAATATTCTCATGCAGCATGCCGAAATGCGGAATATGCTCACGCGTTTCCTGCAAGCCCTTGAGCAAGACATTCAACAATTCCGCATTGCCCTGCAAACGCCGCGCCACGCGCATCATCTGCAAGACATAAGCCAAACGTCTGTCCGGCTGCGTATGGCTGAAATAATGCAGCAAATCGTCGCGCCCCTTGGCTAAGCGTTCGGGGCAATCATAATAATCGCGCACCGTCTCGCAATTCATGCGCGCCAAACTCGGCAGCAGCACGGCAAAATTCTCCTCCGCCCATTGTCCTTTCTCCGCCAAAGCCGTCACGCCCTCCGCCGCAAAAAACATAGCGGATAATGCCCAAATCTGATCGGCTTGTTCCTGTCGTATCCGACTCATTTGCCTGCCTCCATTCTCTCCTCAATCACGCCGCCGCCCAAACAATGCGCGCCGTCATAAAGCACCAAATACTGCCCCGGCGTCACCGCTCTTTGCGGCTCGACAAAATCCGCAATCAATTGATCGCCCTCAAAAATAATCCGACACGCTTGATCCGGCTGGCGATAGCGCGTTTTCGCCGCATAGACTTTGCCTTCTTCAGGCGGCGCATTGAGCCAAGACAATTGACCGGCGCGCAAACGGCGATGATATAAACCCTCATGCTCACCCTGCCCCACAATCAATTCATTATTCTTCAAATCCTTATCCAAAACATACCAAGGTTCTTCGCTCGCCCCTGCCACACCGCCGATGCCCAAGCCCTGCCGCTGCCCCATGGTGTAATACATCAGCCCGATATGCTCGCCAATCACCTTACCGCTGCTGTCTCTCATCTTGCCGGGCTGGGCAGGCAAATACTGGCGCAGAAATTCACGGAAAGGACGC is a window from the Suttonella indologenes genome containing:
- a CDS encoding RNA-guided endonuclease TnpB family protein encodes the protein MLKAYKYRIYPNQQQAIAFEQHFGCVRFVYNWALALQNRYYKIFDKSLSRTQIQNQLVKKKKTGKFAWLNEVNSQSLLNALLNVHTAFSNFFKGRAKFPRFKSKKIPQRSYQCPQHCTINFEQGIINLPKIKGIKTVFSREFIGNIKTVTITKTATGKYHASILVENNEIVPTPTTIEPSLTVGIDLGISHLLNLSDGSKFDNPKHLSKASKRLAIQQKIFARKQKTSKNHQKQKLAVARIYEKVRNQRLDLHHKITHKLICENQATSYALEDLAVKNMVKNRKLAKAINDVGWGQFVTLLTYKANWYGKNILKVNRFFASSKICSHCHHKLDSLPLSVRNWACPSCQTHHDRDINAASNIRHQALADALGLSAV
- the tnpA gene encoding IS200/IS605 family transposase, which encodes MNNKLKSHYHCVYKLTYHLVLVTKYRRKCFTGAMLDRLKEIVTDLCQKWEVELLEFNGEADHVHLLLDMHPNIMLSKFINNLKTVTSRLMRKEFAKHLAEFYYKPVLWTRAYCLLTTGGATIDTIRQYIEKQERPA
- a CDS encoding lysogenization protein HflD, encoding MSRIRQEQADQIWALSAMFFAAEGVTALAEKGQWAEENFAVLLPSLARMNCETVRDYYDCPERLAKGRDDLLHYFSHTQPDRRLAYVLQMMRVARRLQGNAELLNVLLKGLQETREHIPHFGMLHENIFARYSAIYQDSASKAAKRIQVFGQANYLRQTEVVNRVRTLLLCGVRTAALWQANGGSRWQLMFGRGGIIALAKELDMGAPYQEKEEY
- a CDS encoding class I SAM-dependent methyltransferase, which produces MSDNAVSLQTIDALSSTMLIPLWAKAVESRKENPLLYDAQALSMFQSIDYDFAKLKQAKSSQIGCCARALVLDEMAQDFIAKHPDAIVVHLGAGLDARYERLGQPDVSAWYDVDLPDVMALRRQLLPESNNHYLAMSLFDRDWIIKIQNEAKPVLLIAEGVLMYFTSEELRNWFAEIAKALPQAEMIFDVIPNAFVGREKRHAALRRIGEKPPAFNSSCVILHL